One genomic segment of Caldimonas brevitalea includes these proteins:
- a CDS encoding DUF4128 domain-containing protein, with amino-acid sequence MSQALIRQAFETRLKTWADAQAPAIPIAWQNVTMTPPAGRYLRAFLLPASTGSDDLAGEHRVFRGLFQVTVVTPIGTGPGQAEQLAGQLDLLFPLTEPLAVGGLLVYLTSPMSAGPAIQEPDRYAVPVSAGYRADTI; translated from the coding sequence ATGAGTCAAGCGCTGATCCGGCAGGCATTCGAGACGCGGCTGAAGACCTGGGCCGACGCCCAGGCCCCCGCCATCCCAATCGCCTGGCAGAACGTGACGATGACGCCGCCGGCGGGCCGCTACCTGCGTGCGTTCCTCTTGCCGGCCAGCACCGGCAGCGATGACCTCGCCGGCGAGCACCGGGTGTTCCGTGGCCTGTTCCAGGTCACGGTCGTTACGCCGATCGGTACCGGCCCGGGGCAAGCCGAGCAGCTGGCTGGGCAGCTGGATCTGCTGTTCCCGCTGACCGAGCCGCTGGCCGTCGGCGGGCTACTGGTCTACCTCACCTCCCCGATGAGCGCCGGGCCCGCCATCCAGGAACCCGACCGCTACGCCGTCCCTGTGTCCGCCGGCTACCGCGCCGACACGATCTGA
- a CDS encoding DnaT-like ssDNA-binding protein → MALVTEDGTGRADAESYCSVAFADTYHDARGRAATWTALQLDVKERCLRLATDYMLQAYREAWAGQRATFDQALDWPRAWVPKKDAPSGYASHAAYYASDAVPVEVQKACAELAFKAATGTDLAPDIGPQVTSKTVGPISVTYAAGARQQVVYQAVGGLLAPLLAHSGSQIRVVRS, encoded by the coding sequence ATGGCCCTTGTGACCGAAGACGGAACCGGCCGGGCCGACGCGGAAAGCTACTGCTCCGTCGCGTTTGCCGACACCTACCACGACGCCCGCGGCCGGGCCGCCACCTGGACGGCGCTCCAACTCGACGTGAAAGAGCGGTGCCTGCGCCTGGCCACTGACTACATGCTGCAGGCCTACCGCGAGGCGTGGGCCGGGCAGCGTGCGACGTTCGATCAGGCACTCGACTGGCCCCGGGCCTGGGTGCCGAAGAAGGATGCGCCGAGCGGCTATGCGTCCCACGCTGCCTACTACGCGAGCGACGCAGTGCCGGTCGAGGTGCAGAAAGCCTGCGCGGAACTCGCGTTCAAAGCGGCCACCGGCACCGACCTGGCGCCCGACATCGGGCCGCAGGTGACCAGCAAGACCGTGGGGCCCATCTCTGTGACCTACGCCGCCGGCGCGCGGCAGCAGGTGGTCTACCAGGCGGTGGGCGGCCTGCTCGCGCCGCTGCTCGCGCACAGCGGCTCGCAGATCCGGGTGGTGCGCTCGTGA
- a CDS encoding phage minor head protein, producing the protein MPTVNEQLRDAEVGHQVDLQLYANGVVRRLIALLNRVDADLFAQLQAALERLDDGRFSVERLDALLESVRALNAQAYQVLHTELQGDLRALAEYEAGYQFELFRDVLPVQISVARVSADQVYAAAFSQPFRGRLLREWAAGIEQNRMVRIRDAVRMGVVENQTNAQIVQRIRGTRALKYTDGLIEIDRRDANSVVRTAVQHVAAHARETFYAANEDLVKAVVWSATLDSRTSELCRIRDGLQYTQKTHKPIGHKIPWLGGPGRLHWCCRSSSTPVVKSWQELGLDLGEAPAGTRASMDGQVPAETTYAEWLKRQSGARQDQILGPERGKLLRQGGLTLDKFYNEKGRYLTLEQLRERDAAAFRRAGL; encoded by the coding sequence ATGCCGACGGTAAACGAGCAGCTGCGTGATGCCGAGGTCGGCCACCAGGTCGACCTGCAGCTGTACGCCAACGGCGTCGTCCGGCGCCTGATCGCGCTGCTCAACCGCGTCGACGCCGACCTGTTCGCCCAGCTGCAGGCCGCGCTCGAGCGGCTGGACGACGGGCGGTTCTCCGTCGAGCGTCTGGACGCGCTGCTGGAATCGGTGCGTGCGCTGAACGCCCAGGCCTACCAGGTGCTGCACACCGAGCTGCAGGGCGACCTGCGGGCGCTGGCCGAGTACGAGGCGGGCTACCAGTTCGAACTGTTCCGCGACGTCCTGCCGGTGCAGATCAGCGTCGCCCGGGTCTCCGCCGATCAGGTGTACGCCGCCGCGTTCTCCCAGCCTTTCCGAGGCCGGCTGCTGCGCGAGTGGGCGGCCGGCATCGAGCAGAACCGGATGGTCCGCATCCGAGACGCAGTGCGGATGGGCGTCGTCGAGAACCAGACGAACGCGCAGATCGTGCAGCGCATCCGCGGCACCCGGGCGCTGAAGTACACCGACGGCCTGATCGAGATCGACCGGCGCGACGCCAATTCGGTGGTTCGCACCGCGGTGCAGCACGTGGCGGCGCATGCCCGGGAGACGTTCTACGCAGCAAACGAGGATCTCGTGAAGGCGGTCGTGTGGTCGGCCACCCTGGACAGCCGGACCAGCGAGTTGTGCCGCATCCGCGACGGCCTGCAGTACACCCAGAAGACGCACAAGCCGATCGGGCACAAGATCCCCTGGCTGGGCGGCCCCGGCCGGCTGCACTGGTGCTGCCGCAGTTCCTCGACACCGGTGGTCAAGAGCTGGCAGGAACTGGGGCTCGACCTGGGCGAGGCGCCCGCGGGAACCCGGGCCAGCATGGACGGCCAGGTGCCGGCGGAAACGACCTACGCCGAGTGGCTGAAGCGCCAAAGCGGCGCCCGGCAAGACCAGATCCTCGGCCCGGAGCGCGGCAAGCTGCTGCGGCAGGGCGGGCTGACGCTGGACAAGTTCTACAACGAAAAGGGGCGGTACCTGACCCTCGAGCAGCTGCGCGAGCGCGACGCGGCGGCGTTCCGACGGGCCGGGCTGTAG
- a CDS encoding P22 coat - protein 5 family protein: MANTLTRMIPDLYESLDIVSRELVGLIPSCTMDANASRAAVNQDVVVDIAPTSVASDIVPGVTAPNDGDQNIGNTTIRITKSRAVPFRWNGEEQKGVNSGAGYANIRNKQMQQAMRTLTNEVEADLAAEHIRASRAYGTPGTTPFATNLGETAQVRKILADNGSPMGDLQLVIDTTAGANMRTLSNLSKANEAGDTSLLRQGVLLDVHGFAIRESAQIKTPAKGTGAGYLVNNGAGYPIGATSIAVDTGTGTIVAGDVITFAGDANKYLVATALAGGVVVLAEPGLRQAVADNTAITVANAATRNMAFDRGALVLACRAPARPEEGDQAEDVVIVTDPRSGLSFEVALYKQYRQVRYEMSLAWGSKLIKPAHSALLLG, translated from the coding sequence ATGGCCAATACCCTCACCCGGATGATCCCGGACCTGTACGAGTCGCTGGACATCGTGTCGCGCGAGCTCGTCGGCCTCATCCCGTCGTGCACGATGGACGCCAACGCTTCGCGCGCCGCCGTGAACCAGGACGTGGTCGTCGACATCGCGCCCACCTCCGTCGCTTCCGACATCGTCCCGGGCGTCACTGCCCCGAACGATGGCGATCAGAACATCGGGAACACGACGATCCGCATCACCAAGTCCCGGGCCGTCCCGTTCCGCTGGAACGGCGAAGAGCAGAAAGGCGTGAACAGCGGCGCCGGCTACGCGAACATCCGCAACAAGCAGATGCAGCAGGCCATGCGCACGCTGACCAACGAGGTGGAAGCCGACCTGGCCGCCGAGCACATTCGCGCCTCCCGCGCCTACGGCACGCCGGGCACCACGCCGTTTGCGACCAACCTCGGCGAAACCGCACAGGTCCGCAAGATCCTGGCCGACAACGGTTCGCCGATGGGTGACCTGCAGCTGGTGATCGACACGACCGCCGGCGCCAACATGCGCACCCTCTCCAACCTGAGCAAGGCCAACGAGGCGGGCGACACCAGCCTGCTGCGCCAAGGCGTGCTGCTCGACGTCCATGGCTTCGCGATCCGCGAGTCGGCGCAGATCAAGACCCCGGCCAAGGGCACCGGTGCTGGCTATCTGGTCAACAACGGCGCGGGCTATCCGATCGGCGCCACCTCGATCGCGGTGGACACCGGCACCGGCACCATCGTGGCGGGCGACGTGATCACCTTCGCCGGTGACGCGAACAAGTACCTCGTCGCCACGGCGCTCGCCGGCGGTGTGGTGGTCCTTGCCGAGCCCGGCCTGCGCCAGGCGGTTGCGGACAACACGGCGATCACGGTCGCCAATGCCGCAACCCGCAACATGGCCTTCGACCGCGGCGCCCTCGTGCTGGCGTGCCGCGCCCCGGCCCGCCCGGAAGAGGGCGACCAGGCCGAGGACGTCGTGATCGTGACCGATCCGCGCTCGGGCCTGAGCTTCGAGGTTGCGCTCTACAAGCAGTACCGCCAGGTCCGGTACGAGATGTCCCTCGCATGGGGCAGCAAGCTCATCAAGCCGGCCCACTCCGCGCTGCTGCTCGGCTGA
- a CDS encoding terminase large subunit domain-containing protein: MPTLNRPQARFLALETKFKALVSGFGVGKTWAGCAELCKLAWEWPGVNAGYFAPTYPMIRDIFFPTMEEVAADWGLEVDLNESNKEVHLYAAGEYRSTVICRSMENPGTIVGFKIGRALVDELDILTKVKAEQAWRKIIARLRQTEDGLVNGVSVTTTPEGFKFVYDQFVKQVRERPELASLYGLVQASTYENAKNLPADYISSLRASYPPQLIEAYIRGRFTNLTSGSVYPNFDRRLNHTDDQIRPGDVLHVGMDFNVMKMAAILFVVRDGLPHAVAELTEVRDTPTMAQMLKDRYQAKGHELVVYPDASGKNTSSKNASESDLSILRQAGLMVQASTQNPAVRDRVNAVNALILNDMGVRRLKVNTRTCPVYTEALEQQPLDTHGEPDKKTGHDHPNDAGGYFLVHHWPIARPTATVSSLRA, from the coding sequence ATGCCGACGCTTAACCGGCCGCAGGCCAGATTCCTCGCGCTTGAAACCAAGTTCAAGGCACTTGTCAGCGGGTTCGGTGTAGGGAAGACCTGGGCGGGCTGCGCCGAGTTGTGCAAGCTTGCGTGGGAGTGGCCGGGCGTCAACGCGGGGTACTTCGCCCCGACGTACCCGATGATCCGGGACATCTTCTTCCCGACGATGGAAGAGGTGGCCGCGGACTGGGGCCTCGAGGTCGACCTCAACGAGAGCAACAAGGAGGTTCACCTCTACGCCGCCGGCGAGTACCGCAGCACCGTGATCTGCCGCTCGATGGAGAACCCCGGCACGATCGTCGGGTTCAAGATCGGCCGGGCCTTGGTCGACGAGCTGGACATCCTGACCAAGGTGAAGGCCGAGCAGGCGTGGCGCAAGATCATTGCCCGCCTGCGCCAGACCGAGGATGGCCTGGTAAACGGGGTGAGCGTCACGACTACCCCCGAGGGTTTCAAGTTCGTCTATGACCAGTTCGTCAAGCAGGTGCGCGAGCGCCCGGAACTGGCGTCGCTCTACGGCCTGGTGCAGGCGAGCACCTACGAGAACGCGAAGAACCTGCCGGCCGACTACATCTCGTCGCTGCGCGCCAGCTACCCGCCGCAGCTGATCGAGGCGTACATCCGAGGCCGCTTCACCAACCTGACCAGCGGCAGCGTCTACCCCAACTTCGACCGCCGGCTCAACCACACCGACGACCAGATCAGGCCCGGCGACGTGCTGCACGTCGGCATGGACTTCAACGTCATGAAGATGGCGGCGATCCTGTTCGTGGTGCGCGACGGGCTACCGCACGCTGTGGCCGAGCTCACGGAAGTTCGGGATACGCCGACGATGGCGCAGATGCTGAAGGACCGGTACCAGGCGAAAGGGCATGAGTTGGTCGTCTACCCGGACGCCAGCGGCAAGAACACCAGCAGCAAGAACGCGAGCGAGTCCGACCTGTCCATCCTGCGCCAGGCCGGGCTGATGGTGCAGGCGAGCACGCAGAACCCAGCCGTCCGCGATCGCGTCAACGCCGTGAACGCGCTGATCCTCAACGACATGGGCGTCCGCCGGCTGAAGGTCAACACCCGCACCTGCCCGGTCTACACCGAGGCGCTCGAGCAGCAGCCGCTGGACACGCACGGCGAGCCGGACAAAAAAACCGGCCATGACCACCCGAACGACGCCGGCGGCTACTTCCTCGTCCATCACTGGCCAATCGCGCGCCCCACCGCCACCGTTTCGAGCCTCCGGGCCTGA
- a CDS encoding helix-turn-helix domain-containing protein: MGRKSKLTERQWEDIGRRLLAGEKGRALAKEYGVAESTIRERFSALHGKVKDVANQMVATEQALKALPISAQIAAHDLAAQLRSISMHLASAANYGAATAHRLSGIAHAKVQEIDDVSPLDDDSRKALQDVAVLTKMANESSTIGINLLSANKETVKEIQRQQRPRPARVAVDVVDAGIPDADA, from the coding sequence ATGGGGCGTAAGTCAAAGCTGACCGAGCGGCAATGGGAAGACATCGGCCGCCGGTTGCTGGCAGGTGAGAAGGGCAGGGCACTCGCCAAGGAATACGGGGTCGCAGAGTCGACCATCCGCGAACGCTTTTCCGCGCTGCACGGAAAGGTGAAAGACGTTGCAAATCAAATGGTTGCAACAGAGCAGGCGCTGAAGGCGTTGCCCATTTCCGCGCAAATTGCCGCGCACGACCTCGCTGCGCAGTTACGGTCGATCTCCATGCACCTGGCCAGCGCGGCGAACTACGGTGCGGCCACGGCGCACCGGCTCTCTGGGATCGCCCACGCCAAGGTGCAGGAGATCGACGACGTCTCGCCGCTGGACGACGACAGCCGCAAGGCACTCCAGGACGTGGCGGTGCTGACCAAGATGGCCAACGAGTCCAGCACGATCGGGATCAACCTGCTGAGCGCCAACAAGGAGACGGTGAAGGAGATCCAGCGGCAGCAGCGGCCCAGACCGGCGCGCGTGGCCGTCGATGTGGTCGACGCCGGTATCCCGGATGCCGACGCTTAA
- a CDS encoding HK97 gp10 family phage protein: MGKWSIPIDRLAESAKGDIETVTRKVTLDLFARVVQRSPVDTGRFKGNWNVNFGAPDTSTTEVAHASRGDAEARKALSLPVGGTVYLTNSLPYAHRLEYGWSKQAPQGMVRLTVQEYAEAIQKALASR, translated from the coding sequence GTGGGTAAATGGTCGATCCCCATCGACCGCCTGGCCGAGAGCGCCAAAGGCGACATCGAGACGGTGACGCGCAAGGTCACGCTCGACCTGTTCGCCCGGGTTGTTCAGCGCTCACCTGTCGACACCGGCCGCTTCAAGGGCAACTGGAACGTCAACTTCGGCGCGCCCGACACCTCGACGACTGAGGTGGCGCATGCCAGCCGCGGCGACGCCGAGGCCCGCAAGGCGCTCTCGCTGCCTGTCGGCGGCACCGTTTACCTCACCAACAGCCTGCCCTACGCCCATCGGCTGGAGTACGGCTGGTCGAAACAAGCACCGCAAGGGATGGTCCGCTTGACCGTCCAGGAATACGCCGAGGCCATCCAGAAGGCCCTCGCAAGCCGCTGA
- a CDS encoding SGNH/GDSL hydrolase family protein, with product MLDTDAAGTLLRTATIDDSQTVEVGGYPKRVQVHIDCTAGSLDYSTALSALPVAQWGSGETLKTIPPRSVSRPSAVRNSVVLLGSSSMAFTNDIVYTGAARYNHSAAGPLTWLAALSKRKFTLLKNLAQGGLDTDGVYARLGQALALRPEIVMYHAGTNGVFQLGRTADLVWSYAKKTLDALREAGIRVVLLVPQKWNTADAAYSTAKRDEYFLYCAYLRQYAAVNRDVILVNIPQIVQDGADANGNQLSNYFIDTKHLSNLAAYYVGKAIYEAVDPLFPEPGLVEGEEINYLTDAAMTTTVAAGTPFSGTLWSKFTLSRTQTPGVVASMVPAPDGSGMAQRLQITANANNDRVNVQIPSANILPLVAPGERITFEMNVRINSSTALRAFPQYFSRTNLAVTDMGRDIDTPTNDKAMPNEVIDVVLQTPAWDVWAGTTALDGFIAFLFNGAGSADVTLWNPRIRKVPSMPLIY from the coding sequence GTGCTCGACACCGACGCGGCGGGCACCCTGCTGCGCACCGCCACGATCGACGACTCGCAAACCGTGGAGGTGGGCGGCTACCCGAAGCGGGTGCAGGTGCACATCGACTGCACGGCCGGGTCGCTCGACTACTCGACAGCCCTGTCCGCGCTTCCTGTCGCGCAATGGGGGAGTGGCGAGACGCTGAAAACCATCCCGCCCCGCTCCGTCAGCCGGCCGAGCGCGGTGCGCAACAGCGTCGTCTTGCTCGGCAGCAGTTCGATGGCTTTCACCAACGACATCGTCTACACCGGCGCCGCCCGATACAACCACTCGGCCGCCGGCCCGCTGACCTGGCTCGCAGCCCTCTCGAAGCGCAAGTTCACGCTGCTCAAGAACCTTGCCCAGGGCGGGTTGGACACGGACGGCGTCTATGCCCGTCTGGGTCAGGCGCTCGCGCTGCGCCCCGAGATCGTCATGTACCACGCCGGTACCAACGGTGTATTCCAGCTGGGCCGCACCGCCGACCTCGTGTGGTCCTACGCGAAGAAGACCTTGGATGCACTGCGCGAGGCAGGCATTCGGGTCGTGCTGCTGGTACCGCAGAAGTGGAACACCGCGGATGCCGCCTATTCCACAGCGAAGCGCGACGAGTATTTCCTGTACTGCGCTTACCTGCGCCAGTACGCCGCGGTCAACCGAGACGTCATCCTCGTCAACATCCCGCAGATCGTTCAGGACGGCGCCGACGCGAACGGCAACCAGCTCTCGAACTACTTCATCGACACGAAGCACCTGAGCAACCTGGCGGCGTACTACGTCGGCAAGGCCATCTATGAAGCGGTGGACCCGCTGTTCCCCGAGCCAGGGCTGGTCGAAGGCGAGGAGATCAACTACCTGACCGATGCGGCGATGACGACGACGGTAGCCGCTGGCACGCCGTTCTCCGGCACGCTGTGGAGCAAGTTCACTCTCAGCCGGACGCAAACCCCAGGCGTCGTGGCCTCCATGGTGCCGGCGCCGGACGGTAGCGGCATGGCGCAGCGGCTGCAAATCACGGCGAACGCCAACAACGACCGTGTCAACGTCCAGATCCCGAGCGCGAACATCCTGCCGCTCGTTGCCCCAGGTGAGCGCATCACGTTCGAGATGAACGTCCGGATCAACTCGTCGACGGCCCTGCGCGCGTTCCCGCAATATTTCAGCCGCACGAACCTTGCCGTCACCGACATGGGCCGGGACATCGACACCCCGACGAACGACAAGGCCATGCCGAACGAGGTGATCGACGTGGTGCTGCAGACACCGGCGTGGGACGTCTGGGCCGGAACCACCGCGCTGGACGGGTTCATCGCATTCCTGTTCAACGGCGCCGGCAGTGCCGACGTCACGCTGTGGAACCCGCGCATCCGCAAGGTGCCGAGCATGCCGCTGATCTACTGA
- a CDS encoding DUF4055 domain-containing protein: MRHAGEQYLPKWPNEDPESYQCRLQTATLFPAFSRTVETLTGKPFSKPLKVNDDVPPRIAELLADVDLQGRNLHSFAADMMQIALGYGLGGILVEFPRAEGIKTLEQERAAGVRPYFVAIRPQQLLGWKSQRVNGKEMLTQLRFMECVEEDEGDYGTKVVDQVRVLKRDGWETHRKNARSEWELHEQGKTTIGFIPFVPVYGARTAFMTAKPPLIELAHMNVKHWQSQSDQDTLLHVARVPVLTVIGGPQGMNPDGTRKRFELTIGASAAVELPQGADLKYVEHSGKAIEAGKVALDDLKEEMRQAGAELLVIKPGDMTATEASTENAVAMCALQRITNDLKDALDLALSYMAAWIKEPKGGSVTLFTDFGAATLADASAQLLLSANIAGKISDETLRGEFKRRAILSPEVNEEEEKQRLEEQGPALGEMGEDDADGKRAAA, encoded by the coding sequence ATGCGCCACGCCGGCGAGCAGTACCTGCCGAAGTGGCCGAACGAGGACCCCGAGTCCTACCAGTGCCGCCTCCAGACCGCCACGCTTTTCCCGGCATTCAGCCGCACCGTCGAGACCCTCACCGGCAAACCGTTCTCGAAACCCCTCAAGGTGAACGACGACGTGCCGCCGCGGATCGCCGAGCTGCTCGCCGACGTCGACCTGCAGGGGCGCAACCTCCACAGCTTCGCGGCCGACATGATGCAGATCGCGCTGGGCTATGGCCTGGGCGGCATCCTTGTCGAGTTCCCTCGCGCCGAGGGCATCAAGACGTTGGAGCAGGAGCGCGCCGCCGGCGTGCGCCCGTACTTCGTGGCAATCCGGCCACAGCAGCTGCTGGGCTGGAAGTCTCAGCGCGTCAACGGCAAGGAGATGCTGACGCAGCTGCGGTTCATGGAGTGCGTCGAAGAAGACGAAGGTGATTACGGAACCAAGGTCGTCGACCAAGTACGCGTGCTCAAGCGCGATGGCTGGGAGACGCACCGCAAGAACGCTCGGAGCGAATGGGAGTTGCACGAGCAAGGGAAAACGACGATCGGATTCATCCCGTTCGTGCCGGTCTATGGCGCCCGCACCGCGTTCATGACCGCCAAGCCGCCGTTGATCGAACTGGCGCACATGAACGTGAAGCACTGGCAGTCTCAGTCCGACCAAGACACGCTGCTGCATGTGGCGCGCGTGCCGGTGCTGACGGTGATCGGCGGCCCACAGGGGATGAACCCGGACGGGACCCGCAAGCGGTTCGAACTCACCATCGGGGCCTCGGCCGCCGTCGAGCTTCCGCAGGGTGCCGATCTCAAGTACGTCGAGCACTCCGGCAAGGCGATCGAGGCCGGCAAGGTGGCGCTCGACGACCTGAAGGAAGAAATGCGGCAGGCCGGCGCGGAACTGCTGGTGATCAAGCCCGGCGACATGACCGCCACGGAGGCCTCGACGGAGAACGCGGTGGCGATGTGCGCGCTGCAGCGGATCACGAACGACCTGAAAGACGCCCTCGACCTCGCGCTGTCGTACATGGCCGCCTGGATCAAGGAGCCGAAGGGCGGGAGCGTGACGCTGTTCACCGACTTCGGCGCCGCCACGCTGGCCGATGCCTCCGCGCAGCTGCTGCTGTCGGCCAACATCGCCGGCAAGATCAGCGACGAGACCCTGCGCGGCGAGTTCAAGCGCCGCGCCATCCTCTCGCCCGAGGTAAACGAGGAAGAAGAGAAGCAGCGACTGGAAGAGCAGGGGCCGGCGCTGGGCGAGATGGGCGAGGACGATGCCGACGGTAAACGAGCAGCTGCGTGA
- a CDS encoding ABC transporter substrate-binding protein, translating into MVAQLACPRRVSAAPKPRVALTLPMEGVQSEVARDLLTGYQLAFDRAEDEYDFRLRVLVEEDRSNPALTARNIEAFAKDRTILASTGIVGTPHAEACLPIAEEAGLPIIGIRSGAETLRKASTTVFHLRASYEAEITRMLEMVRGAGLSRVSVLYSDDSFGQAALHHLEREAVRLQLAIHRSVAADRNGGDVRERTATLLATPGAHGLILLMITRPMLSALEFARNEHSFLGPIFAMSFVANRQVGSSPMKVATGLGMVSAFPLPRVAREALAADFRQLAMGRDGLAESLTAFEGFFYGSTIASALFLSKAQSREDLLSWLERRPLNVGGLGVLFDEKRVGFRHLQVVYKSNDGTLRI; encoded by the coding sequence TTGGTCGCTCAACTCGCCTGCCCGAGGCGGGTCAGCGCCGCACCGAAGCCAAGAGTTGCGCTGACGCTGCCAATGGAGGGGGTTCAAAGTGAAGTTGCGCGCGACCTCTTAACCGGGTACCAGCTCGCATTCGACCGCGCAGAAGATGAATACGATTTCCGCCTCCGTGTGTTGGTAGAAGAAGACCGGTCCAATCCGGCGCTGACTGCCAGGAACATTGAAGCATTCGCCAAGGATCGCACCATACTCGCCTCGACTGGAATCGTCGGCACCCCTCACGCAGAGGCCTGCCTTCCGATTGCCGAGGAGGCTGGCCTACCCATCATTGGGATTCGATCGGGCGCTGAGACGCTGCGAAAGGCGTCCACGACAGTGTTTCATCTCCGGGCGTCATATGAGGCAGAGATCACGCGAATGCTGGAAATGGTCCGTGGCGCGGGGCTTTCCAGAGTGTCCGTCTTGTACTCCGACGACAGCTTCGGCCAAGCGGCGTTGCACCACTTGGAGCGCGAGGCGGTGCGCCTGCAACTTGCCATACATCGATCCGTTGCCGCAGATCGAAATGGCGGCGACGTGAGGGAGAGGACGGCGACGCTGTTGGCTACGCCCGGCGCCCACGGTCTCATCCTGCTGATGATCACCCGGCCGATGCTCTCAGCGCTCGAGTTCGCGAGGAACGAGCACAGCTTTCTCGGTCCCATTTTCGCGATGAGCTTCGTGGCGAATCGCCAAGTTGGCTCGAGCCCCATGAAGGTGGCCACCGGTCTCGGCATGGTCTCGGCCTTTCCTTTGCCTCGCGTTGCGCGTGAAGCCCTGGCCGCCGACTTTCGGCAGCTTGCTATGGGGCGTGACGGGCTGGCAGAGAGCCTGACGGCGTTCGAGGGCTTCTTCTACGGTTCCACGATTGCCAGCGCGCTATTCTTGAGCAAGGCGCAGAGCCGCGAAGACCTGCTGTCGTGGCTCGAAAGGCGCCCGCTCAACGTGGGCGGGCTCGGGGTGTTGTTCGACGAGAAGCGTGTCGGCTTCCGCCACTTGCAGGTGGTCTACAAGAGCAATGACGGGACGCTCCGCATCTAG
- a CDS encoding DUF6651 domain-containing protein, which translates to MPKETAPTMKLKLTPEGHAVVVDGKPVYVHDDGKEIPFDAVGTVARISALNAEARGHREAKEAAEAKAKAFDGLDPEAARKAVETVKNIDDKKLVDAGQVEQVRAAAVKAYEDRLKAAETTHASQLNELNSKLEKVVGQLHGELIGGNFARSKFIADKVAIPADMVQAAFGRNFKVEDGKVAAYDNAGNRIFSRTRPGDPNVDFDEALEILVDSYPHKAAILKGSGASGGGAQGGSGAGGKKTYTRAQIDNMSPADAMAASKAIRSGEAVISD; encoded by the coding sequence ATGCCCAAGGAAACAGCACCAACCATGAAGCTGAAACTCACCCCCGAAGGCCACGCAGTTGTCGTCGACGGAAAGCCCGTCTACGTGCACGACGACGGGAAGGAGATCCCGTTCGACGCCGTGGGCACCGTCGCGCGCATCAGCGCGCTGAACGCCGAGGCGAGGGGCCATCGTGAAGCCAAGGAAGCGGCGGAAGCCAAAGCCAAGGCCTTCGATGGGCTCGACCCGGAGGCAGCGCGCAAGGCTGTGGAGACGGTCAAGAACATCGACGACAAGAAGCTGGTGGATGCCGGCCAGGTCGAACAGGTTCGCGCCGCCGCCGTGAAGGCCTATGAGGACCGCCTGAAGGCCGCCGAGACCACGCATGCGTCGCAGCTCAACGAGCTGAACAGCAAGTTGGAGAAGGTGGTCGGCCAACTCCACGGCGAACTGATCGGGGGCAACTTCGCTCGCTCGAAGTTCATCGCCGACAAGGTGGCCATCCCCGCCGACATGGTTCAGGCCGCCTTCGGCCGGAACTTCAAGGTCGAGGACGGCAAGGTCGCTGCCTACGACAACGCAGGCAACCGCATCTTCTCCCGCACCCGGCCCGGCGATCCCAACGTCGACTTCGACGAGGCGCTCGAAATCCTGGTGGACAGCTACCCGCACAAGGCAGCAATCCTCAAGGGCTCGGGCGCGTCGGGAGGCGGCGCCCAGGGTGGCAGCGGTGCTGGCGGGAAGAAGACGTACACCCGTGCGCAGATCGACAACATGTCGCCCGCCGATGCGATGGCCGCCTCCAAGGCAATCCGCAGCGGCGAAGCAGTCATCAGCGACTGA